Within the Oncorhynchus masou masou isolate Uvic2021 chromosome 1, UVic_Omas_1.1, whole genome shotgun sequence genome, the region TGCAGCGCTCTGGCGCTCTTCTCATCGGTGCTGTTGGCGCTAGATGCCCAGTTAATATGTTGGCAAGCCCTGCTCCGATGCCATGAGGAGGCAGACTGTGAGCTTGCATACAGCCAGTATCTAGCCGCCTGTGAAGGAAACATTAGAGGCACCAGGAGGCAATGCCCCAGCCACTGTATCAACGCGTTGATAAGACTGAATCACACCCGCAACGGTCCTTACCTCGAGAGGTGTGACTGTGGTCAGGACATGGAGTGTAGGGATGCAAAGCGGGCGATTGAGCCATGCCTCCCCCGGAGGTATCCTGGAGACGCGGGGGGGATAGGATGCACAGAGGCCCGTCAACGCTGTGAGGAGGACACCGGCTGCCACTCCTCCCTGACAGCCTACTTGTCTTACTGTGGGCAACTCTTCAATGGCAGGAAATGCTCCTCCAGGTGCAAGGCCACAATACAACAGATGctattcatcccaaatggcatgctACTAAACCAGTGTGTGTGCGACGGGGTGGAAAGGCCGTTCTGTGAGGTAGTCAAAGAGAACATGAGCAAACTTTGCCAGATTGGAGACCACAGTGTTATTTCAGACCAGGCAGATATGGACGATATGTATGAGGATGAAGACTATGAATCGAAAACAGAGGAGATATATCCTCCTAACTCAAATTCTAGTTCCTCGCAGCTGTCGAGCTATATGGCCTTATTATGCATTACTTTTGCACGGATATTCTTTTGAGAATGAATGTGACCTCTTTTTGTGACCTCTCAGTTGGACAGACAGTACTGTCTGCTCGGGGACGGGTCCAATCTAATGAGCACTCGAATACTATTTGCTTCTAGTAATCTCCTATGGGCCTAATTGATTTTTCATATTTTGATGTGATGCCTTAATCTGGGACACAAGAATGGTCAGGACATTCAGGCCACCAATTCAGTTTGCACACTCGGCCTAGGCTACTCATGAAATATCCTAGGTCGAAACTGTTCTGGAGTGTAAAGATCCATAAAGTGATTGTTTAGGGAGAAGTGAACCAAACTTGACAATACTCATCATTGGGCATTGCATCCATTACTTCTGGGCTACCTTTTAAGCTCTTATGCCTATTTGTTTAGTTTCGTCTCAATGGTCCTTGGAGTGTGGCTTTATTAAGACTTAGGATAAACATTGGACCAGTCCAGTTTCTGTTTGCTTTCCTCTCTATTTTAGGGGCCTCTGCATTGTTGCAGCCATCACACTTCAAATATTTGTAGGGAACTGCCAGTGAACAGACAAGGGTTTGGAATCAAGTAGGCATAGTTAAATTAGCTGAAGTGCCTCTCCAGAAGCCCCCCTACCCCCCATGACACATCCCTCACTCTTGATAGTTTTATTTAAAAtgtccccccactctccccctttAGGGACCCCCTTTCTTTATTGAAAGCAAGAAGTCACCCTTCTCCTTATAGACTGGCCTCTACAAGATGAATGTGGGCTTATGATAGACTTATATGGACAAAAGAAGAGGCACTAGTGTTTTTTCTctgaaaaaaataagaaataccAGTTTATTACTATGAACAGCAGTACATAAGCTACTTGTTAATAGGCCTAGTTTAATTTATTATTCATTTCATATAAAGTGTAATGGGTTCCTTTCCAGGACAGAAACATGCTTGACAGTTAGCCAAGATATTTAGTAAGAAGGGAAAAAGCTAAGAAGTTATTCCATTATTTTTTAATGAAGCTAATCCTTCCCGTGTCTTGTAATTATCTTTACAAGATGTCACTTGAAGTTTTTCTAAACTAATCTTTGTTTTTGTTATGATCGTCAatgtcatttattttttattccacCTTGTTGGGTAGATGCTGGTCCATAGGGAAATGTAATTGTCATGTTGATGTTAAATTATATACATAAAAAAAGGAATTTATGTTTTACATGTTTATGTCATATATTAATGCTGTAAATTAGTGTCCAATTTTGTCCATTGTGACTTTGCAGTCAATACACCACCTCATGAATAATATGGCAGTAGTTTACATGTACAAAAACAATGTTTTTGAAACAATTCTGCAGGTAGATTTGTCATCTCAACCAGTGTGGAAAGAAATAATGGATACTTTTTATATATGGAAAATAATTTATGTAATAAAATGATTAAGTGTGAGTCAAAAAGTCCAACTGTTTATTTGACATCCTGTATGTTATTCAAACGTAGGAATGTTTCCCAACCCCCAACTAAATTAAACATCACACCAAAACTATCAGACTTAAAGTATAGGCAAATGTAACTGCGCTGGAAGTAGAGAAGACTGGAATGTTCAATAAGGGAAAAATGTCATTTTGGATCAGGCTCCAAAGTCACGTGTCGCCTTTGAATGTGAACTTGTGCCATTGTCAAGCAAAGCTAAAGGACCAACAGACATTGAATCGGTTTGAATATCTACTGCGTTGATCTTTGAAATGATACACTTGCAATTCTGGTAGTCCTGGCAATAGCAACTTTTACATGAAAAGACAAAACAGGACCTCTCACTACTATTGTCTTCTCATATCATCCATCTTCCCTGGAATTTGTAAAAAGTTTTTAGAGACACGTATTTTGTTGACACAATATTAAATCAAGTCCTAGAACAGGGTGATTGAATCTAAATGAATGTCTCCTGTGGCTGCTGAAACCACAAGTAACTGTGTGACTGCTGTGTACCCCTCATAATACCAGCATTGTGTAATACTTTAGGGATCAGGCCCAGTGTAACTGAAACCCAAGCAGGAATGTTAAGTGTCTGGCTGCACAATACATCTTATTTGGAAGAGAAGGCCAGGACTCTCTGTGCTCGttgagacatttcagctttaagtTACTGCTTCCTGGTAAATTGTGCCTAATTACTTGTGTGTAAATGGCACTTTCTGTGTCAGTGTTAAAAGGTCAGTCACGACTCTTGAGAATGCAGGATTGTGCATTTGATCATTTTGCCTTACAGAGTTTCTCAGTTCTCTTGGTCTTCAATGACCTTTTCAGAGAAATAATATGGAAATATAGCACATTATTAAATGTATCATTTTTATAACACAGTGAGAATGCAATGGGTGTTTTTGTGTCTACTAATCTCCTAAATTCTGCTAATAACGTTTTAGGCAGGTTAGTAGGTAAATATAAATCCTTGGCACAAATAGCTCATAgtaataattatttatttacaggTCCTTAACAAACTGTATGGAAGTGTTATGTAATTTATTAAGTTTGAATGAGTCAAGATAAGTGGAATTTGAAGTCATGACAGGAAATCTGTGTTCAATTCATAGTTCCTTTGACAATAGACTGACCAAGTTGTCCCCTTCCTATCTTCAcctaaatcaaatttgattggtcacatgcgccgaatacaacgtgtagacttcacagtgaaatgcttacttacgagcaaGTATTTTGTTTAGAAAATAATGTAACGCCTAACAGACAGTCCTTAGATTGTTCAAAAGTGCGTTTCACTGGTACATTTAGAAGcggaagggagggaaagggatTCTGTATAGTTGAGGTAAGACCCTCCTAACTTGGCTCAGCCAATCTGTCTAACCATCGCCATGCATCTCAAAGTTGTCCAACTCTAACTCACCCTCCTTCAAATCCCCCACTCAGCTTCTGGGAACAAAATCAAAACAAACAGAAGCAGGGGAGCCTTGGGGTGAGTGGGGGACGGCAGAGGGAGGATTTACAGAGGCTGCAGTGTGCTGGAGCCCATTTTCTAAATTATCTTTATTCAACGTTTCTCTGAAACAAACCCCTGCCTGCCCCCAGGTCTAAGAGAGGGGGTGACACAGGGATTTAGGGGATAGTTTTGTCTCTCATCTGTACAATGTTCTATTCATGATAGCAGTCTACCCACGGTGAatggttgatgtgtgtgtgtttgggggtagGAGAGTTGTGAGGTCCTTAGTTCCTTACGGATTAACCCCCCTTCTAACTTTAGCTGATGTCAATACAGCTCCACCGTCGTCCCATTAGGAGTACCAACAGAGGCTGATAGAGAcccaggagagggggaaagggaacaAGTGCTCATGATGGAGCTGAACTGAAATGGAAGCCAATTAAACCCACAATGCCACAGGGCTGTGGTTGGTTGGTAAGGGGGTCAAAGTGGTAAAAGGCATAGTGGTTGACTATTCAACTTTTTGGCATCTCCTTATAGCGTATACCGCCATCTCTACTGGTGCTCATGCCAGTCCTCTACACGCCCTGCTACCCTGGACTACATTAGGGCTTCCTCTCCTTACGTTATAGAAACGGGCCAGTTGTGTCCTCAAGAGAGGGAACCAAATGGTGACTATATGGCCAGGAGACAGCAGTAGGCCTCCAACAGGCAGtgacagactcactaagacaTCCATGAAACCTTACACTCAGACCACAATGTTATTTTACCAAGCTTTACATTTCAACCCGAACTACAAGTACAGTCCCTTCGGAAAAAAgttttcagaccacttgactttttccacattttgttacagccttattctaaaattgattcatcgttcgttcccccccccccccccatcaatctacacacaataccccataatgacaaagcaaaaactgttttttgaaATTGTTGCTAATGCACTAAAaattaaaacagaaatatcacatttacataagtattcagatcatttactcagtactttgttgaagcatctttcgcagagattacagccttgattcttcttgggtgtgacactacaagcttggcatatctgtgtttgtggagtttctcctattcttctctgcagatcctctcaagctcttgtcaggttggatggggagcgttgctacacagctattttcaggtctctccagagatgttcgatcgggttcaagtccgggctctggctggaccactcaaggacattcagagacttgtcccgaagccactcctgcgttgttttggctgtgtgcttagggacgTTGTCCTggtggaaggtgaaccatcgccccagtctgagcactctggagcaggttttcatcaaggatctctctgtactttgctctgttcatctttgtctcgatcctgactagaatcccagtccctgccactgaaaaacaaccccacagcatgatgctgccaccaccatggttcaccgtaggaatggtgccaggtctcctccagacgtgacacttggcattcagaccaaagagatcaatcttggtttaatcagaccagagaatcttgattctcatggtctgagagtctttaggtgccttttaggtgtctggccactctaccataaaggcctgattggtagagtgctgcagagatggttgcccttctgaaaggttctctcatctccacagaggaactctagtgctctgttagtgtgaccattgggttcttggtcacctgcctgaccaaagcccttctcccccgattgctcagtttgtccgggcagccagctctcggaagagtcttggtggttccaaacttcttccatttaagaatgatggaggccactgtgttcttg harbors:
- the LOC135550756 gene encoding growth arrest-specific protein 1-like, yielding MKSWCSALALFSSVLLALDAQLICWQALLRCHEEADCELAYSQYLAACEGNIRGTRRQCPSHCINALIRLNHTRNGPYLERCDCGQDMECRDAKRAIEPCLPRRYPGDAGGIGCTEARQRCEEDTGCHSSLTAYLSYCGQLFNGRKCSSRCKATIQQMLFIPNGMLLNQCVCDGVERPFCEVVKENMSKLCQIGDHSVISDQADMDDMYEDEDYESKTEEIYPPNSNSSSSQLSSYMALLCITFARIFF